In Danaus plexippus chromosome 28, MEX_DaPlex, whole genome shotgun sequence, a genomic segment contains:
- the LOC116776281 gene encoding vitelline membrane protein Vm26Ab-like, with translation MRFLIVTAAVFACAAAAPSALLAYNGLSHASLSPVAAPTIPPGDLQAAAIDAHVEASDNARAAVDAIKQVQDQASELQGRAINAVEDHAWQAVDAAQTAQAQVDGAAASVAPVVARQVAGRSLVAPIVPAIAAYSAPAVAAYSAPALAAYSAPAVAAYSAPAVAAYSAPALAAYSAPAVAAYSAPAVAAYSAPAIVAGSQSISSQSLSQSHPAPSNAVYAHAW, from the exons ATGAGATTTCTG ATTGTAACCGCCGCCGTCTTCGCCTGCGCCGCAGCAGCTCCTTCAGCTCTGCTGGCCTACAATGGTTTGAGCCACGCCTCCCTGTCCCCGGTGGCCGCTCCTACGATCCCTCCCGGCGACCTCCAAGCTGCTGCCATCGACGCCCACGTGGAAGCCTCTGACAACGCTCGCGCCGCAGTCGACGCTATCAAACAAGTCCAGGACCAAGCCTCCGAGCTCCAAGGCAGAGCTATCAACGCTGTTGAAGACCATGCCTGGCAAGCTGTGGACGCCGCTCAAACCGCACAAGCTCAAGTTGACGGTGCTGCCGCCAGCGTTGCCCCCGTTGTTGCTCGTCAAGTAGCCGGCAGAAGTCTTGTAGCTCCCATCGTACCCGCTATTGCTGCCTACTCCGCCCCAGCCGTAGCTGCCTACTCTGCCCCAGCGTTAGCCGCCTACTCCGCCCCAGCCGTAGCTGCCTACTCTGCCCCAGCCGTAGCTGCCTACTCTGCCCCAGCCTTAGCCGCCTACTCTGCCCCAGCCGTAGCAGCTTACTCTGCCCCAGCTGTGGCCGCCTACTCCGCCCCAGCCATCGTCGCCGGTAGCCAATCTATCTCCAGCCAATCGCTATCCCAAAGCCACCCAGCCCCATCAAACGCTGTCTACGCCCATGCGTGGTAA